The window AGGGAGGTCGAAGGACACAGAATGGGCTTGCGTGGAGCCCGCGCCGAGGACAACGATGCCGAAGGCGGCGCCGAATGATGCTGCGTGGGAGACTCCCAAGGTCGATGGTGATGCCAGGGGATTGCGAAGAACGTTCTGCATGACCATCCCGGAGACGGCCAGGGCGGCCCCTGCGAATATGGCGGTGGCGATGCGCATCATGCGGATGTTCCATATCACGACCCTATGGGCATACGACCCATTACCAATGAATGCATTAAAAGCATCGATCGTGGTCATCGGGTACGGTCCCGTGGTAAGGGAATACATGGCCACCAGCACCACCAGGATGATCCCTGCCAGCAGCCAAATTCTCCTTAAGAGGTTCTGCTGCCTGTGCTGCGCAATAGGGTCTCGGGGCCTGTGGTAAGAGCTTTGGAATATTATATGGAACCTCCCAAGTTTTCAGTCACTCGAGGTCGATCTTTACAAAACCCATGGTATTCCTTTTCCATCTGTGCATATACGGGAGATCCCACCATGGAGGCGTATATCTCGTCGGCCTTGGCCGTTGGTTCCACATCAGCGAATCTCTCTGGATGCACAACCGACCCAACAAAGTAGCAGTTGGCAAGCATCGTCGCAAAATTGGTGTTGTAGGAATTGTAGGGCATGACGATATAAATGTGATCTTCGACGACTGCCGACAGCAAAGAGTATGCCTTGTCGTTGTTGATGCTTTCGACAACAAGATAATAACTCATAGCGTCGATGAACAGAATGTCCGGGTCCCAGGCCAAGAGCTGTTCCTTGTCGATAAACATATGTCCGGTGCCCGCCGAGGAGGCGACGTTGTTCACATTGGTGTATTCGAAGGGTGGAAAATCCACACGGGTTGAGAGTATCTCCCTTGCGCCCCGGAGAGCAACCCCGCCGACATAGGCAGAGGGCTTCTCATCTTCCGGGATGTTGGATGTCCGGGCGTCAAGGTCCGTCAAAATTCCGTCGATGTATGAGATTACCTTTTCGGCCTTGTCGCTTTTTCCCAGAACATTCCCCATGAGGCGAAGGGTATGTTCGAAAACGGCCCGCCTTTCTCCAAGGTCCCCCAGGTCAATTGCCACCACGGGTATGCCAGTCTTCGCCTGAAGGTCGTCCATGGTTCCCCCGGTGGCCGGCTCCAACTGTGAGCACGAGTGGAAGATCACGTCCGGCTGCTGGACCATGATAAGCTCCGCATCGCCCCCGTGCTTTGGTCCTATCACGGGGAGGTCCTTCAAGTCCGGTCTGGCGAACTGGTAAGGCGTGATGGCTTTCTTGGTTTCAACATCCTCAACTCCAACGATCATATCGGTAGCGTTCAGATATGTCAGCATTCTCACAGCTCCCGAGGCGACCCCTACCACACGATCCACCTTTACGGGGACGTCCACCTTTCGGCCAAGCAGGTCAGTGATTGTCTGCGTTTTTCCGTCATTTTCCGTTTCCAAGTTCAGGAATCTTGAAGATAGAATTACCACGGTGATCAGCAGTCCGACCAAGGCGATTATTATTAGTTTTCTTTTCATTCTTTTTCCTTCTGTTCGTTTGTCTGTCTAAAGCAGGGAACGCAGAGCTTGCTTCCCTGTTCCGTCTTTATGATCCTGGTGACCATCAATTGCTCATCGGTCTTTGATGAAGTTTTCAATACGTCTAACGGTAACACTAATTCTCTTTTATTACTACTGATGTAGATATTATTATATTAATTTTCGAGTAGCAATATTTTTATAACCGTAGCACAATTGTAGTGTGGAAGTACTACCATGACTGTCGAAAGAGTTGGAGTATCGTTCGAGCCCGGGTTACTGGCAAAGTTTGATGCCTTGATAGAAAAGAAAGGATATACCAACCGGTCGAAAGCCATCAGGGATTTGGTGCGAAAATCGCTTATCGAGGCTGAAATTGAAACGAAACCTGGCAATTTTATTGGAACTCTTACGATTATTTACGAACATGATGTGGGCGATGTTACAAATCGATTGCAGCATTTTCAACACCATCACCTTTCTGAAATTATATCCACGACCCACATTCATGTTGATAAAGATATGTGCCTTGAAGTGTTGATTGTTCGTGGAAAAGCTAAGAATGTACGAAATTTAACGGACGATATAAGGGCAATAAAGGCTGTAAAACATGGCGAGTTGGTTATAACTAAAACTTCATTTTGAAATTCATTCATAGGATACTATTGAGCAAAACGCACACATAGAAGAAATATGAAATAAGCCAAATACTATGATTTTCCAAGAGACTCTCTTCCTTCATGACTCTTCGGAACTTCGTGCCCCGCCCCGTTGTACTCTCCTCGCTTCGCTCGTCGGGGCGTATAACATGCGGATATGAGGCTACAGGGGTTGCACCCCTACCGCCCAAATTGCCATCGGCAACTTCTCATATCCGCAAATGTTATACGACCAGTGGTATGCTGAGGGGGAGGCCTCAATGAGTATCAGAGGCATTTGCGCACTCGCTTGTCACGTCGGCTGCGGAGGATACGCCGCGCCAAGCTTCGTTGTGCAAGATCGGTACGCTGCTATTGACCTTGATTAAATGATAGTGCGTAAGAATGTTGCGCTCCGCCCCAGTCGCAAGAGCGCGAAATGTTATGTACAACCCGTCTGTGGTCATGTATAGTATACTTAGGTTTTTAAAATAGGAGGAGAAATGACAGGACCATCACGAGCCAAGATGATTCTTGCTATTGTCTTGGGTGTACTAGCGGTAATTATCGTATTTCAGAATTTTCAGCCGGTCGAGACATACGTCCTTTTTTGGCGACTCACATTACCTCATGTAGTCTTTCTAGGAATTGTTTTCGCGGTAGGTATAATATTGGGAGCAGTACTCACAGCTATGTGGTATTATAGCCAGCTTAATAAAGAAGGGTCTGTTTAACCAGCGTTGACATTTTTTGTCATTGATTCGGCACATGAAGATTTCAATCAAGTTTTTGGCTCTAGTTTTATAATTATTTAACGGGCGGCTTATAACAAAGGTGTTCGGCGGCTGAGCCTGGCGCCCGGGCTGCAGGACATTCCGGCTGCCAAGCTCAGAGCAAATCGCTTCCCTGGGGTCAGCGATGTCGCAAACCTGTAAGTTGAGGTTATTTTTGACCTTGACACTTATGCACAATTGATGCATACTTATACATATGAGAACTACACTAAACATAAACGATGAGCTTATTAATAAAGCGGCCAGGTTAACGGGCGTAAAAAAGAAGACTTCCCTGGTGCATCTGGGCCTTGAAGCATTAATTGCTTTTGAGAGCGCCAAAAGATTAGCGGCCCTCGGCGGCACTGAGAAGGATCTTGGCGGCATACCTCGCAAACGAACAAGTTAACATGATCTTAGCAGACACTTCCGTTTGGGTGGACCATTTGCGTTCAGGTAATGTTCAGTTTTCAGATTACCTGAACGCCGGTCATATTGTTTGTCATCCCTATATTATAGGTGAACTGGCCTGTGGTAATATTAAGAATAGAAATGAAATACTAAGCATGCTCAGCTCTTTGCCAACAATCCAGCTTGCTGAACATGATGAAGTTATGTATTTAATTTCCGAGCATAATCTTCATGGCCGGGGCATTGGTTGGATTGATGCGCATTTATTATCGTCGGCATTGATGGCGAAATGTAAAATCTGGACTTTTGATAGACCTTTGGAGAAAGTCGCAGAGAATCTCAAAATATCGATATAGTTATGTGGCCCGGCCACGCCTCAAACGCTCAAAATGTCACACGATATGCCGGGGAAAAAAGAAGAGTTTATGTAAGATCAAATTAAAGACAGCAAGCCCGCGATAGAGCGGATTATTATTGTAGCATTTCCAGCATCTATGAGCGCAACTGTCAGTGATGTGATCAAGTAGTTGAATGCCCCGCTCCTGCTTATAAAAAGCCAATTGAGGCGGGCTTGTCAATCTTTTCTTTACATTACACCTCCCTCGCTTACAAAGTGATTTTAGTGTTGAAATTATTATTGAAAGTGTGGTATAATTATTAAGTATAAATTGGCGAGCGATCTTACATCCTTACATCTCATTTTTTTAAAGAAAGAAGAAGCAGAAATGAATAAATCAATGTTAATTTCGCTAATCTTAATGCTATCTATCGCTTTTACCGGAGCGGCCTCGGCGACAGACTTCGAAGACCTGGCTCTAAACGGTGATTGCGAAGGCTGGACCGTTTCGGGTGAAGTTGTAGCGGGAGATTATATAAATCTTACCTACACTATAGGGCTCTACGAAGGGATGACCCTTATAGAGGAATACTCGGGTAGCGAGCTTATCTACAGAACCGATCCCATGTTTAGTTTCAATGGCATTTGGGCCTCCGAGCTTTGCGGCGAATATTACGTAAAGGGAACCCTCGTATTGTCTCTGAGCACTTTTTCTCTGACCGAGGAACTTATGACTCCTACGTTTGTATGCGAATGCACCCCAGAGGACGTGTGCACCGGAACACCTGGTTACTGGAAGAACCATGCTGACGCGTGGCCCGTAGATGCACTCAAGATAGGCGGAGCGACATACAGCAAAGACGATCTTCTTGATATTTTCTCCTGGAAACCAAAGAACAACAGGCATATTAAACTTTTCCATCACCTTGTGGCCGCAAAACTGAATATTATAAGCGGCGCCACTTGTGACGGTATTGACGATGCCGTGGCAATGGCGGATGATTTCTTCATGCTTTACCCGCTTGGGACAGATATCGATAAGGGTATGATGGATATGATTGATGAGCTGAAGGAACCTCTTGAAATGTTTAACGAGTCTAATCCCTGCGGCGAAGGGATTGAGTTCGATGAAGAGGAGTCAATGCTGGGAGCCGGCTATGATGAAGATAAAACATCATGGGGCGCGGTTAAGAGTATTTACAAGTAAGTAAGCAAGATGAGCGGTTGTTTTTAACCGATCAGCATCTGCTTTAAAATCACAGTAACTAAAGAGGGAGCACTACCTATTGTGCTCCCTCTTAATTTGTCAAATCATTCCGCCGCATTCATTTTTTAGAATTTCATGTCATTTATTACAGCTTGATCGAAAGGTATATTTGCTGCCTAAAGGACCTGAAGCTGATTAATCCCGGTTATTTCCGATCTTCAGTTTGAGTTTTTCATGCAAAAGGTGTTATCTTATGATAGAAGTTGAAGAGCCCCCTTAAAAGCCGCTTAAAAACTCAGATTTCTGTTTTTTAAACTTAAAGCGGTGCTATCAACTAACGATTAAAGTTGACATTATTATCATTTTTTCATATTAATAATTTTAATATGGAAGTACTTAGATAACCAGAAAAGGAGATGGGCCTTGAGTAAAAAAGCAGTCTCTCAATCGGAATTGGAAAATTGGGTAGATAGTGTTATTCAGGGGCATAAGACGTATGGTGTAAAGTCGAAGCAGGATAAATATGATTACGGTATTCTTGAAAACGCCTCCCAGCTGAAGCTGGACTATGACGTTACAATTCGTTCGCCGAAATTTCTTTTCCTGCCGGCAGTTGAATCCATTGCTTCATTCAATCGCGAAAACGCGAAATACGAGAGTGAGATTGAGAATGAAGCCTTTGTAGTATTCGGGGTTCATCCATACGATGTTGTCGCCATCAATCAGATGGATACTATCTTTTCACAGCCTAATAGAGATGAACATTATATGACCCGAAGAAACAACGCGACAATTGTTGCCGTTGATGTTCAGACCCCTTCTGAGGATGTCTTCGCTGGATATATGGGAACAGCGACAGTCGAAGAAGGGTTCGATGTACTCGTTACCAGAATAGGTGATGACGCGTATCTCATAGACGCGGCTACCGAAAAAGGTGAAAAGCTCATTGCTTCTCTTTCCGGAGCGAATGACGCCGATGACTCGGATATTCAGTCACGCGCGGATGTCTGGGAAGAAAACAAGAATAAGCTGCGCCGGCATGAGCTTGAAGTGGAGCCGTCGGAATGGCCTGAATTGTTGAAGAAATCAGTTGAGAGCCCACTATGGGAAGAAAAATCGGAAAAGTGCTTTTCATGCGGTTCA of the Candidatus Krumholzibacteriota bacterium genome contains:
- a CDS encoding iron ABC transporter substrate-binding protein encodes the protein MKRKLIIIALVGLLITVVILSSRFLNLETENDGKTQTITDLLGRKVDVPVKVDRVVGVASGAVRMLTYLNATDMIVGVEDVETKKAITPYQFARPDLKDLPVIGPKHGGDAELIMVQQPDVIFHSCSQLEPATGGTMDDLQAKTGIPVVAIDLGDLGERRAVFEHTLRLMGNVLGKSDKAEKVISYIDGILTDLDARTSNIPEDEKPSAYVGGVALRGAREILSTRVDFPPFEYTNVNNVASSAGTGHMFIDKEQLLAWDPDILFIDAMSYYLVVESINNDKAYSLLSAVVEDHIYIVMPYNSYNTNFATMLANCYFVGSVVHPERFADVEPTAKADEIYASMVGSPVYAQMEKEYHGFCKDRPRVTENLGGSI
- the nikR gene encoding nickel-responsive transcriptional regulator NikR, whose amino-acid sequence is MTVERVGVSFEPGLLAKFDALIEKKGYTNRSKAIRDLVRKSLIEAEIETKPGNFIGTLTIIYEHDVGDVTNRLQHFQHHHLSEIISTTHIHVDKDMCLEVLIVRGKAKNVRNLTDDIRAIKAVKHGELVITKTSF
- a CDS encoding 4Fe-4S dicluster domain-containing protein; translated protein: MSKKAVSQSELENWVDSVIQGHKTYGVKSKQDKYDYGILENASQLKLDYDVTIRSPKFLFLPAVESIASFNRENAKYESEIENEAFVVFGVHPYDVVAINQMDTIFSQPNRDEHYMTRRNNATIVAVDVQTPSEDVFAGYMGTATVEEGFDVLVTRIGDDAYLIDAATEKGEKLIASLSGANDADDSDIQSRADVWEENKNKLRRHELEVEPSEWPELLKKSVESPLWEEKSEKCFSCGSCNLVCPTCYCFDVQEDVNWDMKSGKRVRTWDGCMLTNFATVAGPHNFRADKAERYRHRYYRKGAYVPEKIDGEIACIGCGRCINACVAKIANPVEVMNRLAEEK
- a CDS encoding type II toxin-antitoxin system VapB family antitoxin, whose product is MRTTLNINDELINKAARLTGVKKKTSLVHLGLEALIAFESAKRLAALGGTEKDLGGIPRKRTS
- a CDS encoding PIN domain-containing protein gives rise to the protein MILADTSVWVDHLRSGNVQFSDYLNAGHIVCHPYIIGELACGNIKNRNEILSMLSSLPTIQLAEHDEVMYLISEHNLHGRGIGWIDAHLLSSALMAKCKIWTFDRPLEKVAENLKISI